From a single Bremerella cremea genomic region:
- a CDS encoding NINE protein → MTENNTHSIVVGYIAWAFGVFGAHRFYYGKPLTGVLWLCTGGVLLIGWIIDFFLIPSMDEECNQRYQSGPIDYNVAWLLCFFLGIFGIHRFYMGKWISGIIWLCTGGLFTLGFLYDVCTLNSQVDEINQGVE, encoded by the coding sequence ATGACGGAAAACAATACCCACTCAATTGTCGTTGGTTATATTGCCTGGGCTTTTGGTGTGTTTGGCGCTCACCGTTTTTACTATGGCAAGCCACTTACCGGCGTGTTGTGGCTGTGTACGGGGGGTGTTTTGCTGATTGGCTGGATCATCGACTTTTTCCTGATCCCCTCGATGGACGAGGAATGCAATCAGCGGTATCAAAGCGGCCCTATCGATTATAACGTTGCCTGGCTCTTGTGCTTCTTCCTCGGCATCTTTGGCATCCACCGCTTTTACATGGGCAAGTGGATCTCTGGAATCATTTGGCTTTGCACCGGTGGGCTCTTTACCTTGGGCTTTCTGTACGATGTTTGCACCTTGAATAGCCAAGTCGACGAGATCAACCAAGGCGTGGAGTAG